One Brevibacillus choshinensis genomic window carries:
- a CDS encoding long-chain-fatty-acid--CoA ligase — protein sequence MHVALRMDDTLRRAVLLYPDVESIVEGERRWTYRKFQDEVHQLAHAMKRLGVEKGDRVAVLSPNTAAMLQLFYACFQLGAVVVPLNTRLLAHDYLYIIEHAEAKLFFADDELIPLVESVIPSFTTVTQLVSMPVDGLVSEREGWVAYPDLLAKESTEPCIHEIEETDLATILYTSGTTGKPKGVMHSHRTLYFNMQNTMFHLRAADSDVLLHTLPIFHVNGWGTPFSFTGVGAKHIMLRKIDPALIHSLMQREGVTVACMAPTVLNMLINEPRFREEKTTGPMRVVIAGSAPPTAFVRTVEQQLGWEFLQVYGMTECAPLITVSPIKHHLAQESEEGRFRLKAKAGIPMHNVEIRVVDDEDNDVPKDGHSIGEVIARGNMVMEGYWKQPEATAAAIVNGWYHTGDMATIDAEGYIDIVDRKKDIIISGGENISSIEVEGLLYEHPEVLEAAVISVPHEKWGEVPHAIVVPRPGAELTEAVLESFCRGKMAAFKCPKGFTFVSELPKTASGKIRKVELRQPFWEEKGRMVN from the coding sequence ATGCATGTAGCTTTGCGGATGGATGATACCTTGCGTCGAGCCGTTTTGCTTTATCCGGACGTAGAATCTATCGTGGAAGGTGAACGTCGCTGGACGTATCGAAAGTTTCAGGATGAAGTGCATCAATTGGCGCATGCCATGAAGAGATTGGGCGTGGAGAAAGGCGATCGGGTAGCCGTCCTATCCCCGAATACCGCCGCAATGCTGCAATTGTTCTACGCCTGCTTTCAGCTAGGGGCGGTAGTGGTTCCGTTAAATACGAGACTTCTGGCGCATGACTATTTGTATATCATCGAGCACGCGGAAGCCAAGCTGTTTTTTGCAGACGACGAACTTATTCCTTTGGTAGAGTCGGTCATTCCGTCTTTCACGACGGTGACACAGCTTGTTTCTATGCCAGTGGATGGTCTGGTGAGCGAGCGCGAAGGCTGGGTTGCCTATCCGGACTTACTGGCCAAAGAGAGCACGGAGCCGTGCATTCATGAGATTGAAGAGACGGATCTGGCCACCATCCTCTACACGAGCGGTACGACAGGCAAGCCGAAAGGAGTCATGCACTCGCACCGGACACTGTATTTCAACATGCAAAATACGATGTTCCATCTGCGGGCTGCCGACAGTGACGTCCTGCTGCATACGCTTCCGATTTTTCATGTGAATGGTTGGGGAACACCGTTTTCCTTTACGGGAGTGGGAGCCAAGCACATCATGCTGCGCAAGATTGATCCTGCGCTGATTCATTCCTTGATGCAGAGGGAAGGAGTCACGGTAGCCTGCATGGCCCCGACGGTGCTGAATATGCTGATCAATGAGCCGCGGTTTCGGGAGGAGAAAACGACAGGGCCGATGCGTGTGGTCATCGCCGGATCTGCGCCGCCGACAGCGTTTGTCCGGACGGTGGAACAGCAATTAGGCTGGGAGTTTTTGCAGGTGTACGGGATGACGGAATGTGCCCCGCTGATTACGGTATCCCCGATCAAGCATCATTTGGCACAGGAGAGCGAGGAGGGCAGATTCCGCTTGAAGGCGAAGGCGGGCATTCCCATGCACAATGTGGAAATACGCGTCGTCGATGATGAAGACAACGATGTGCCGAAGGACGGCCATAGCATCGGGGAAGTCATCGCGCGCGGCAACATGGTCATGGAAGGGTACTGGAAGCAGCCTGAAGCGACCGCAGCCGCAATCGTGAATGGCTGGTACCATACAGGAGATATGGCGACAATCGATGCCGAAGGGTACATCGACATCGTCGACCGCAAGAAGGATATCATCATCAGCGGTGGAGAAAATATTTCCTCGATTGAAGTAGAGGGACTTTTGTATGAGCACCCTGAAGTCCTGGAGGCCGCCGTCATTTCGGTTCCACATGAAAAGTGGGGCGAGGTACCGCACGCCATTGTAGTCCCCCGTCCCGGAGCTGAACTGACGGAAGCTGTGCTGGAGAGCTTTTGCCGGGGAAAAATGGCTGCATTCAAGTGCCCGAAAGGCTTTACCTTTGTGAGCGAGCTGCCCAAAACGGCGTCCGGCAAGATACGCAAGGTAGAGCTGCGACAGCCATTTTGGGAGGAAAAGGGCAGAATGGTGAATTGA
- a CDS encoding sugar phosphate nucleotidyltransferase, whose protein sequence is MKAVIMAGGKGTRLRPLTSHTPKPMVPLLNRPCMEYTIDLLKKHGITEIAVTLQYLPEAIRNEFGDGSRYGVSLVYFEETTPLGTAGSVKNCADFLDERFIVISGDTLTDIDLSAAVRFHEEKEALATLILTQVETPLEFGVVMTDENGLINRFLEKPTWAEVFSDMVNTGMYVFEPEVLSYIDNDREVDFSKEVFPYFLGEGKPMYGYAAEGYWSDIGSLEIYRQAQFDLLDGKVQLQIKAQEIAPRIFLESHVRIDSSVRLEGPVYIGENVHLQAGVAVGAYSILGSNTVVSSGTKLSQAIVWENTMVGKKTEIAGTTLCRNVQVGESVLLGEGAVIGDNCRLSSKSVVKAGVKIWPDKEIGESATVTTSLIYGTKQSKSLFGTNGIKGIGNVEVTPEFVTRLAASYAYLLRAGSRIALSACSHPFAQLLKHSIMTSLCSSGIDTVDFGIGNSPLMRYGVRSLQCVGGIHVYMAEPAEEKEIVIQFVDHEGLPVSRDMERKIENAYWQETYVRSLHHLGELHVEHQVQEAYLRALTERVDVASIQRQRFRLLIECEPRFMPAFLAPLFHSLGVSVQYGAIQEGVCKHGADLGIRLDKNGEQFALFSEHGEKLSPEQVLALQLLACSGIHNKIGLPVSAPMELEHLAQLLQLEVVRTKVAPRAMMEVASEERFHPMFDAVYSLLRLLSYLAKEEKPLSVLLALLPACHMEKKIVFCPWGSKGKVMRKMLEENKGKLLELVDGIKVYDANGWVLILPDTEDSHVKVISQGATAETAATLASSYAKRIAEYQ, encoded by the coding sequence ATGAAGGCAGTGATCATGGCTGGCGGTAAGGGAACCCGTCTGCGACCTTTGACTTCCCACACTCCAAAACCAATGGTGCCTTTGCTGAACCGGCCTTGCATGGAGTACACCATCGATCTTCTGAAAAAGCATGGCATCACGGAAATTGCCGTGACCTTGCAGTATTTGCCGGAAGCCATTCGCAATGAATTCGGGGATGGCTCGCGGTATGGCGTGTCTCTCGTCTATTTTGAGGAAACGACTCCTCTGGGAACGGCAGGAAGTGTGAAGAATTGCGCAGACTTCCTCGATGAACGGTTTATCGTCATCAGTGGGGACACGTTGACGGACATCGACCTGTCCGCAGCCGTACGCTTTCACGAAGAAAAAGAGGCTCTTGCGACGCTGATTTTGACTCAAGTAGAGACACCGCTTGAATTCGGCGTCGTGATGACGGACGAAAACGGACTCATCAATCGTTTTTTGGAAAAGCCGACTTGGGCTGAGGTATTCAGCGACATGGTCAACACGGGGATGTACGTGTTCGAGCCGGAAGTGCTCTCTTATATAGATAATGATCGCGAGGTAGATTTCAGTAAAGAAGTGTTCCCGTACTTCCTCGGTGAAGGCAAACCGATGTACGGTTATGCAGCCGAGGGATATTGGTCTGACATCGGATCGCTGGAAATCTATCGCCAGGCACAATTCGATTTGCTGGACGGCAAAGTTCAATTACAGATCAAAGCACAGGAGATCGCGCCGCGCATCTTCCTGGAAAGCCATGTGCGCATTGACTCTTCCGTGCGGCTGGAAGGGCCGGTATACATCGGGGAAAACGTGCATCTTCAGGCTGGAGTCGCCGTCGGTGCCTACTCGATTCTCGGCTCCAACACAGTCGTATCCTCAGGCACCAAGCTCTCCCAAGCCATCGTCTGGGAAAATACGATGGTGGGCAAAAAGACCGAAATCGCTGGGACGACTCTCTGCCGAAATGTCCAGGTCGGCGAATCCGTCTTGCTGGGGGAGGGAGCCGTCATCGGTGACAATTGCAGGCTCTCCTCGAAGTCAGTGGTAAAAGCGGGCGTGAAGATCTGGCCGGACAAGGAAATCGGCGAGAGTGCAACCGTTACGACTTCGTTGATCTACGGGACCAAGCAGTCGAAAAGTCTGTTTGGTACCAATGGGATCAAAGGTATCGGAAATGTGGAAGTCACACCTGAATTTGTCACGCGGCTGGCAGCATCGTATGCCTATCTGCTGCGGGCAGGCAGCCGGATTGCTCTCTCTGCGTGCTCGCACCCGTTTGCCCAGCTGCTCAAGCACAGCATCATGACGAGTCTGTGCTCATCCGGTATCGATACGGTCGACTTTGGCATCGGGAATTCGCCATTGATGCGATACGGGGTGCGCAGTCTGCAATGCGTAGGAGGCATCCATGTCTACATGGCAGAGCCGGCAGAAGAAAAAGAGATCGTCATCCAGTTCGTCGATCACGAGGGGCTGCCCGTTTCGCGGGATATGGAGAGAAAGATTGAAAATGCGTATTGGCAGGAGACGTATGTGCGCTCCTTGCATCACCTGGGCGAGCTGCATGTGGAGCATCAGGTGCAGGAGGCGTATTTGCGCGCCCTCACGGAGCGGGTCGATGTGGCCAGCATCCAGCGTCAGCGCTTCCGCCTGCTGATCGAATGCGAGCCTCGCTTCATGCCGGCTTTTTTGGCTCCCCTGTTCCATTCGTTGGGGGTAAGCGTTCAATACGGAGCCATCCAGGAAGGGGTCTGCAAGCATGGGGCAGATCTCGGCATTCGCCTGGACAAAAATGGCGAGCAATTCGCTTTGTTCTCCGAGCATGGAGAAAAACTCTCACCTGAACAAGTGCTGGCTCTTCAATTGCTGGCTTGCAGTGGGATCCACAACAAAATCGGTCTTCCCGTCAGCGCACCGATGGAGCTGGAGCACCTCGCCCAGCTGCTGCAGCTGGAAGTAGTCCGGACCAAGGTAGCGCCGCGCGCGATGATGGAGGTAGCGTCCGAAGAGCGATTCCACCCGATGTTTGATGCAGTGTACAGCCTCTTGCGCCTCCTTTCCTACCTGGCCAAGGAAGAAAAGCCGCTCAGTGTTCTGCTGGCGCTTCTGCCTGCCTGCCATATGGAGAAGAAGATTGTTTTTTGCCCGTGGGGATCCAAGGGGAAAGTGATGCGGAAAATGCTCGAGGAGAACAAAGGAAAGCTGCTGGAGCTGGTCGACGGAATCAAGGTGTACGATGCCAATGGCTGGGTGTTGATTCTGCCAGATACGGAAGATTCTCACGTGAAGGTCATTTCCCAAGGAGCGACAGCTGAGACTGCGGCGACGCTCGCTTCCTCCTATGCGAAGCGCATCGCTGAATACCAATAA
- a CDS encoding serine hydrolase domain-containing protein has translation MCMSTQSPQVRVQQWLDEWSASHDYCGIQVAAYFHGKQIINACSGMADPLTQTPVTTDTLFLAQSCSKGVASTVVHLLVQQGKLSYDDKVAKYWPEFAANGKEKITIRQVLCHTAGIPLMPDHTDMDLICDWDAMIREMEELSPIWEPGSKPGYHGLTYGWILGETAARADGRPFPRIVQEELCRPLGIENELHFGAPPEAESRIAKISGEELPIALLPDDHLMKKVLPVRVVPIRNPEWNEPLFHQAAVPAVNGLMTANALARMYASLFENGADGVRLLSPVHLEEATRLQVDRIDEIMQVKTRLALGYALGSAELADAFGGPHSFGYAGIGGMIGFADPVHSFSFAILTNRMTSARDAVAADTWFASRVRQLLELR, from the coding sequence ATGTGCATGTCAACGCAATCCCCACAAGTCCGGGTGCAGCAATGGCTGGATGAATGGTCGGCCAGCCATGATTACTGCGGCATTCAAGTGGCTGCCTACTTCCACGGAAAGCAAATCATCAACGCCTGCTCCGGGATGGCCGATCCCTTGACCCAAACCCCTGTCACAACCGACACCCTGTTTCTCGCGCAATCCTGTTCCAAAGGGGTGGCATCTACGGTCGTTCATCTGCTCGTGCAACAAGGCAAGCTCTCCTACGATGACAAAGTGGCAAAGTACTGGCCGGAATTTGCAGCAAATGGCAAAGAAAAGATTACGATACGGCAAGTGCTCTGCCATACTGCCGGGATTCCACTCATGCCTGATCATACCGACATGGATCTGATCTGCGACTGGGATGCAATGATTCGGGAAATGGAAGAGCTGTCACCAATCTGGGAGCCGGGAAGCAAGCCGGGCTATCACGGTCTCACGTATGGCTGGATACTGGGAGAGACGGCAGCCAGGGCAGATGGACGCCCTTTTCCCCGGATCGTCCAGGAAGAGCTCTGCAGGCCGTTGGGGATCGAAAACGAGCTTCATTTTGGTGCTCCGCCGGAAGCAGAATCGAGGATAGCAAAGATCAGCGGAGAAGAACTGCCGATCGCCCTTTTGCCGGATGATCATCTGATGAAAAAAGTGCTGCCTGTGCGCGTCGTACCGATTCGCAACCCGGAATGGAATGAGCCGCTCTTTCATCAAGCAGCTGTCCCCGCTGTCAATGGCCTGATGACTGCAAATGCCCTTGCCCGGATGTACGCATCGTTATTCGAGAATGGTGCAGACGGTGTAAGATTGCTGAGCCCCGTTCACCTGGAGGAGGCAACCCGCCTGCAAGTGGATCGAATCGATGAGATCATGCAGGTCAAGACGCGCCTCGCTCTCGGGTACGCCCTCGGCAGCGCTGAACTAGCCGATGCGTTTGGCGGACCGCATTCTTTCGGTTATGCCGGCATCGGGGGCATGATCGGTTTTGCTGATCCTGTCCATTCATTCTCTTTCGCCATCCTGACCAACCGCATGACTAGTGCACGCGACGCGGTGGCTGCCGATACATGGTTTGCCAGCCGGGTCAGACAGCTGCTCGAGCTTCGGTAA
- a CDS encoding MFS transporter yields MATTNERSHANGQQLILVLMFTMTISSMSAMMFNLALPAIREQFGLTLAQTSWVSSLYMVIYAIGTVIYGKLADSIKLKSLVTFGLLLFAGGSLVGIFSQTFWMVLAGRCLQAMGAAAIPATAGLIPVRYMSPERRGAAIGTAMVGLALGGVLGPVISALVLHFTHWRYLFSIPLFVLILLPLYRRYLGEEASSPAKVDWTGGGMLSATVVLLVLSLTNRSGWMLAAGMVALGVFIKCIRTVENPFIQPRLFRSKSYTFGIIMMLFISGSVTSLSFLCPLLLTQVQHLSPGWVGLAMVPAAAAQAIFGRRAGKLADRRGNAYVFTIASGLLLFSFALLSTFIGASPMFIAAFLIFGNVGQMCMVIAMSNAISSTLPKEQVGIGIGILQMTNFIMFAVASAVYSSLLDLGGVAKLNLANGYVDGAMYSNIFFVLALIQAALLIFYRTRFVKMSGESAMRSSWNGSNKPSTQPPFFETSDR; encoded by the coding sequence ATGGCAACGACAAATGAACGAAGCCACGCGAATGGCCAACAACTGATCTTGGTCCTGATGTTTACGATGACGATTTCTTCGATGAGCGCCATGATGTTCAATTTGGCTCTGCCGGCAATACGGGAGCAATTTGGACTCACGCTGGCTCAAACCAGCTGGGTGTCTTCCCTGTACATGGTCATTTACGCAATCGGGACCGTCATTTACGGAAAGCTGGCAGACAGCATCAAACTCAAATCGCTGGTGACATTCGGTCTGCTGCTGTTTGCGGGAGGTTCGCTGGTGGGGATTTTTTCACAAACGTTCTGGATGGTGCTCGCGGGAAGATGTTTGCAGGCTATGGGAGCTGCAGCCATCCCCGCCACTGCTGGACTGATTCCCGTACGTTACATGTCACCTGAACGAAGAGGCGCAGCGATCGGTACCGCCATGGTCGGTCTTGCGCTGGGGGGAGTGCTTGGGCCTGTGATTTCAGCGCTTGTTCTCCATTTCACCCACTGGCGCTACTTGTTCAGCATTCCGCTGTTTGTCTTGATACTGCTGCCCCTCTATCGACGCTATCTGGGAGAGGAAGCGAGCAGTCCGGCAAAAGTGGACTGGACGGGAGGAGGCATGCTCAGCGCGACTGTGGTGCTGCTCGTTCTCAGTCTGACGAATCGTAGCGGTTGGATGCTGGCGGCAGGAATGGTCGCGCTAGGGGTGTTTATCAAATGTATCCGTACGGTGGAGAACCCTTTCATCCAGCCTCGGCTGTTTCGCAGCAAGAGCTATACGTTCGGGATCATCATGATGCTGTTCATTAGCGGAAGCGTGACGTCCCTCAGCTTTCTTTGCCCTTTGCTGCTCACTCAAGTTCAGCACCTCTCACCCGGCTGGGTTGGTCTGGCGATGGTTCCGGCAGCTGCTGCCCAGGCTATTTTCGGGAGGAGGGCTGGAAAACTGGCGGACCGACGAGGGAATGCGTACGTCTTTACGATTGCATCTGGGCTGCTCTTGTTCAGTTTCGCCTTGCTGTCTACCTTCATCGGTGCTTCTCCGATGTTCATTGCCGCCTTTTTGATCTTTGGGAATGTCGGTCAAATGTGCATGGTCATCGCCATGTCGAATGCCATATCGTCCACGCTGCCAAAGGAGCAGGTCGGGATCGGCATCGGGATCCTGCAGATGACCAATTTCATCATGTTCGCAGTCGCATCCGCAGTGTACAGCAGCCTATTGGATCTTGGGGGAGTGGCCAAACTAAATCTGGCGAATGGATACGTGGACGGAGCCATGTACAGCAATATCTTTTTCGTGCTGGCGTTGATTCAGGCAGCTTTACTCATTTTTTACCGCACCCGGTTTGTCAAAATGAGCGGTGAATCGGCTATGCGATCCTCGTGGAATGGCTCTAATAAGCCAAGCACACAGCCTCCATTTTTTGAGACGTCAGACAGATGA
- a CDS encoding DUF4912 domain-containing protein — protein sequence MLEKILELRSQSKSIAQIAKECGLTIGQVKYQLQKDRARVANDHDHTSALQQPKRRQESDWRLPAFYGRDLLKVMAQGPTVLFVYWEITWPRMRMVASYLQSDYRHIQKGLRIYDVTDRIFDGHNAHRVQDVFVNEDASSWYVRDIQPGRTYLVDFGLFEQGRFCPILRSEPVETPRNTKAAWGEPLIEPAKDPATPAWFENFSSYSLYSKTNQ from the coding sequence ATGCTGGAAAAAATACTCGAACTACGGTCGCAATCGAAGTCCATCGCACAAATCGCAAAAGAGTGCGGGTTAACCATCGGTCAGGTCAAGTACCAGCTGCAAAAGGACAGAGCCCGGGTGGCAAATGACCATGACCACACCTCCGCCCTGCAACAGCCAAAAAGGCGACAGGAGAGCGATTGGCGGCTGCCAGCGTTTTATGGACGCGATCTGCTGAAGGTCATGGCACAGGGGCCGACTGTCCTGTTTGTGTACTGGGAAATCACGTGGCCGCGCATGAGGATGGTAGCCTCCTATCTGCAATCGGATTACCGGCATATTCAGAAGGGACTACGGATTTACGATGTGACGGATCGGATCTTTGACGGTCACAATGCGCATCGCGTACAGGATGTGTTCGTGAACGAAGATGCGAGCAGCTGGTATGTACGGGACATTCAACCTGGACGCACGTATTTGGTTGATTTTGGTCTGTTTGAGCAAGGAAGATTTTGTCCGATTCTTCGTTCAGAACCGGTGGAAACACCGCGAAATACAAAGGCCGCATGGGGAGAGCCACTGATCGAGCCTGCCAAAGATCCGGCGACCCCCGCGTGGTTTGAGAATTTTTCCTCGTATTCCCTCTACTCGAAAACGAATCAATAA
- a CDS encoding 1,4-alpha-glucan branching protein domain-containing protein — translation MQNGYLSLVLHAHLPYVRHGDRDDCLEERWVYEAMLESYLPLLMVFDKLLSDGIAFRMTLAVSPTLLSMLEDELILSRFQKHLAKTVELAGKEVKRTVLEPREHRVAKMYLERFRAIATYCRKHDFQLISGLKRVQESGCVELITCAATHSFLPFVETEEAIRAQLQVGIDTHERILGSRPKGIWLPECGYTPGLDRLLKEAGIDYFFVDSHTIQHATPTSMRGMYAPLHTPHDVAAFARDDQASRQVWSSFDGYPGDYDYREYYRDIGFDREMDYIAPYIHPEGIRVNTGLKYYRITGKEGQKDWYVPEWAKEKAASHAGHFLSHREKQIEEASGWLDRKPLVVATYDAELFGHWWYEGPQFLDYLMRKTVCDSKSVELITPSEYLAQYPIQDRARLPMSTWGRNGYGEVWLNENNGWMYRHLHQAERELIEAVQHSELAKGQEPGKDESVSRCLKQAARELMLAQSSDWAFILDGQTVVEYAVRRFHDHLVRFRELLAMIETGQIDLSRVQEMETAYPLFPAMDESYYLPFRSHRVNVAHQLVAASKSEHSQPRVLMLSWEFPPHVVGGLGRAVYELARQLASQGKEVHVLTGAGDSPARQELIDGIHVHRLSSYARMGQGDFFQWVFQLNLAMVDAVEDLRRNGMQVDIIHAHDWLVGWAAMEIKERMSIPLITTIHALEHGRNQGIHTPLQQRIHDSERMLTAASDRVIVCSHYMGEEVVRLFGIPREKVSVIFNGVEVPEGSSGPRADLRQELSLGDGPILFFVGRLVREKGVHLLLEAVSRLGREFPDLRLVVAGKGPEADELKDLAGRLWIADQVRFLGFVEDEKRNELFRLADVAVFPSLYEPFGIVALEAMAHGTPLLVADTGGLREIVRHGENGAMMYTGDVESLVNQLRWLLQNPMIRQQLAQQALEDVRQRYDWAHLARQTAEDYRLLNTATMWAAT, via the coding sequence GTGCAGAACGGTTACCTCTCTCTCGTGCTCCACGCCCATCTGCCTTACGTGCGGCACGGGGATCGGGACGATTGTCTTGAAGAGCGTTGGGTTTACGAGGCTATGCTGGAATCCTATCTTCCCCTGCTTATGGTCTTCGACAAGCTTCTTTCAGATGGCATTGCATTTCGCATGACCCTTGCTGTTTCCCCAACGTTGTTATCCATGCTGGAAGATGAACTCATTTTGTCCCGTTTTCAGAAACATCTCGCAAAGACAGTCGAGCTGGCTGGAAAAGAGGTGAAGCGGACGGTGCTGGAACCGCGGGAGCATCGTGTCGCGAAGATGTATCTCGAGCGCTTCCGGGCCATCGCTACATACTGCCGCAAGCACGACTTTCAGCTCATCTCCGGCTTGAAACGGGTGCAGGAGAGTGGATGCGTCGAGCTGATTACGTGCGCAGCCACGCATTCGTTTCTCCCATTCGTGGAGACAGAAGAGGCCATTCGCGCCCAGCTGCAGGTCGGTATCGATACACATGAGCGCATCCTCGGGTCTCGCCCAAAAGGGATCTGGCTTCCCGAGTGCGGGTATACGCCAGGACTGGATCGTTTGCTGAAAGAGGCGGGGATTGATTACTTCTTCGTCGACAGCCATACGATCCAGCACGCGACACCCACGTCCATGCGCGGCATGTATGCCCCGCTGCATACGCCGCATGATGTAGCTGCTTTTGCGCGGGATGATCAAGCTTCCAGGCAGGTGTGGAGCTCATTCGACGGATATCCAGGCGATTACGATTATCGTGAATACTATCGAGACATTGGCTTTGACCGTGAAATGGACTACATTGCGCCTTATATTCATCCGGAGGGCATTCGCGTCAATACGGGATTGAAGTATTACCGAATCACGGGAAAAGAGGGACAGAAAGACTGGTATGTACCGGAGTGGGCAAAGGAAAAAGCAGCTTCCCATGCGGGTCACTTTCTCTCCCACAGGGAAAAGCAGATCGAGGAAGCCTCAGGCTGGCTGGATCGCAAGCCGCTTGTAGTCGCTACCTATGATGCCGAGCTCTTCGGACACTGGTGGTACGAGGGGCCGCAGTTCCTGGATTATTTGATGCGGAAAACCGTGTGCGATTCCAAGAGCGTCGAATTGATCACCCCCTCGGAATATTTGGCGCAGTATCCGATTCAGGATCGGGCTCGTCTGCCGATGTCCACGTGGGGAAGAAATGGCTACGGGGAAGTTTGGCTAAACGAGAATAACGGCTGGATGTACCGGCATCTGCATCAGGCCGAACGAGAGCTGATCGAGGCCGTCCAGCATAGCGAGCTGGCAAAAGGGCAAGAGCCCGGCAAGGACGAGTCGGTCAGCCGGTGCCTGAAGCAGGCAGCACGTGAGCTGATGCTGGCGCAGAGCAGTGATTGGGCCTTCATCCTGGATGGTCAGACGGTCGTGGAATATGCAGTGCGCAGATTTCATGATCACTTGGTGCGCTTCCGTGAACTCCTGGCCATGATCGAGACGGGTCAGATCGACCTGTCGCGCGTGCAAGAAATGGAGACTGCTTACCCGCTATTCCCTGCCATGGATGAGTCGTACTATTTGCCATTTCGTTCGCATAGAGTGAACGTAGCGCATCAACTCGTTGCGGCAAGCAAATCCGAGCATTCACAGCCCAGAGTCCTGATGCTCAGCTGGGAATTCCCTCCTCATGTCGTCGGCGGACTGGGTCGAGCCGTGTATGAATTGGCGCGACAGCTCGCCTCGCAAGGGAAGGAAGTGCATGTCCTCACAGGAGCAGGTGACTCACCAGCGAGACAAGAGCTCATCGACGGGATTCATGTGCATCGGTTGAGCAGCTATGCCCGGATGGGGCAAGGAGACTTTTTCCAATGGGTATTTCAACTGAACCTCGCGATGGTGGATGCAGTGGAAGACTTGCGGCGAAACGGCATGCAGGTAGACATCATTCACGCCCATGACTGGCTCGTTGGATGGGCCGCTATGGAGATCAAGGAGCGAATGTCCATCCCGTTGATTACGACGATCCATGCGCTCGAGCACGGTCGAAATCAAGGCATTCATACGCCGCTGCAGCAAAGGATTCACGATAGCGAGCGCATGCTGACAGCCGCCTCCGACCGGGTAATTGTGTGCAGTCATTACATGGGGGAGGAAGTCGTTCGATTGTTCGGGATTCCGCGTGAAAAAGTCAGCGTGATTTTCAATGGAGTCGAAGTGCCAGAGGGTTCGAGCGGGCCGCGTGCGGACCTTCGTCAGGAACTCTCCTTGGGAGATGGCCCAATTCTTTTTTTTGTCGGAAGACTCGTGCGGGAAAAAGGGGTGCATTTGTTGCTGGAGGCGGTGTCCCGTCTTGGCAGGGAGTTTCCTGATCTGCGGTTGGTTGTGGCAGGAAAGGGGCCAGAGGCGGATGAGCTGAAAGACTTGGCAGGGCGCCTGTGGATAGCTGATCAGGTACGCTTCCTCGGATTTGTCGAGGATGAAAAACGCAATGAGCTGTTTCGCCTTGCCGATGTAGCCGTTTTTCCGAGTCTGTATGAGCCGTTCGGGATCGTTGCTCTGGAAGCGATGGCGCACGGAACGCCGCTTTTGGTCGCGGACACGGGCGGGCTTCGCGAAATCGTCAGACATGGGGAGAACGGAGCGATGATGTATACCGGTGATGTGGAATCATTGGTCAATCAATTGCGTTGGCTGCTTCAAAATCCGATGATCCGACAGCAGCTGGCACAGCAGGCACTGGAGGATGTACGTCAACGTTATGACTGGGCTCATCTTGCCCGGCAGACGGCTGAAGACTATCGTTTGCTGAATACCGCTACGATGTGGGCTGCCACATGA
- a CDS encoding TetR/AcrR family transcriptional regulator: MSSSDKVSSSDRLLLAAIDLISDRGYNGVTTQEIAAAAGLSEKTLFRHFGSKQNLLESAFDRFHYTEEMQKLFNEKLVWDLETDLTLLSRMYHAIMNKNRKMIMISIKEEGNLPGLRIRTQKHPQQLMEILTSYFTVMSDKGKLLKTNPQIQAFSFLMLNFGIFMNNLEADGNFPGIALEEVLEESVRIFARALTP; the protein is encoded by the coding sequence ATGAGCAGCAGCGACAAGGTAAGCAGCAGCGACAGGCTCCTGCTGGCAGCAATCGATCTCATCTCGGATCGAGGATATAACGGAGTGACTACCCAGGAAATTGCTGCGGCTGCCGGACTAAGCGAAAAGACGCTGTTTCGACATTTTGGCAGCAAGCAAAACCTACTCGAATCAGCGTTCGACCGGTTTCATTACACAGAAGAAATGCAAAAGCTGTTCAATGAGAAGCTGGTCTGGGATCTCGAAACGGACCTTACCCTCCTCAGCCGGATGTATCATGCCATCATGAACAAAAACCGGAAGATGATCATGATCAGCATCAAGGAAGAGGGGAACCTGCCGGGCTTGCGCATCCGAACACAGAAGCATCCACAGCAGCTGATGGAGATCCTGACCAGTTATTTCACCGTCATGTCTGACAAGGGAAAGCTGCTTAAGACCAACCCACAGATTCAGGCTTTTTCATTTCTGATGCTGAATTTCGGGATCTTCATGAACAATCTGGAAGCGGATGGAAACTTTCCGGGCATTGCGCTGGAGGAGGTTTTGGAAGAAAGCGTGCGCATTTTTGCTAGGGCACTAACCCCCTAG